GTGGAGTGAATATTGGCACCGTCGACAAGATCGTGATCTCCGATGACAACAAAGAAGCCATCGCCCATGTTACTCTTCTCAGAGATGCCACGGAGTTCGCCGTCGAAGGCTCTCGATTCTGGGTGGTGACTCCTAAGGTGAATATTCAGGGAGTGAGCGGACTTGAAACTATTTTTGAAGGACCCTACATCGCCGTCGATCCCGGCCCTCGAAATGCCAAACGAAAACTCGACTTCAGCGGCCGCGCCACGAGCGGCATCGAAGAATCTCTGGAAGACACTTCGACCTACTATCTCGAAGCCCCCTTTGTCGAATCTATCAATACAGGCGACCCCGTCAGTTTCCGCGGACTCAACGTCGGCAGCGTCACACACGTGAATTTGTCGAAGACTTCTCAAGCTGTGGTCGTGCAAATCAATATTGAAAATCGTTACACCAAACTCATTCGCTCCAACACCGTCTTCTGGCGTAAGGTGGGTGTGGATGCCAAGCTGGGTTTATTTAAGTCCGAAGTGAAAATCAGCTCCCTGGAATCGCTCTTACGTGGTGGAATTGATTTCTTTACTCCGGATCCCGCGGGTCCAATGGCCAAAGCCCGAAGCCGCTTTGCTTTAAATCCAGCTCCCCCCAAAGACTGGGAAAAATGGAACCCTAAGCTCGAGTTCCCTAGCCGGGTGGATTAAAGCACTTCAAAAAGGATATCGTTTAGTTCCTGGGGCTTTTCCAACGGCACAAAGTGCCCGCATTCCTCGATAAGATGCAGGTGCGACTGGGGCAGCGCCTGATGAAGTGCTTCCATTTTTTCCGGCGGCGCCATTTTGTCTTGGGCTCCGCCGATCAAAGTGATCTGATGCGGAAACCGATTGAGCTGCGCCTTAAAATCCTGACGATTTAAGGTCGCTGACATCTGTCCCAGATACATTTCGGAAGTATTGCTCGCCGCCATCGCACGCACGGTTTCGCGGATTTCGGATTTCTCGTAGGAGTTTGGATGAAGATAGATTTTCAGCTCTGCATCCGACAGGCCCGCATATTCGACTTTTTCCAAAAGGCTTTTCATGCGGAGACGGGATTTGATTTCTTTTTCCGAAAGCGAAGCACCGGTTGTACCAATGAGGACCAGCTGATGGAGCCGCTCCGGGTACTGGGCAGCAAATGCCTGAGACACGTAGCCACCCATTGAAAAACCGATCAAGTGAAACTGCGGAAAAGGAATCGCACGAAGGGCCTGAACCATCTCTTCAAGAGTCTTCTTGTAGCGAAGATCCACCACCGTACAAGGGGCCGACGGCGACAGAAATCGTAGCTGATACGACCACAGGCGCTCATCACAGAGGAAGCCGGGCACGAGTACGATGGGTGTTTCTGTCTTTAAGTCGGTCATATTTTCAATTTAATGACATCCCCACCTGCTATCAATCGTAATTTGGTACTAAATTTCGCTAAATTCGATTATGGTCTGGCCCGGAGGCTTTATGCAGTCCCAGACACCGGCAATCCCCTATCAAAACAAAGTCAGTTTTTATAAAGAACTCCATGGTGAAATTCGCGGTATGGCCGAGAAAGAATGGTTCGTAAATCTCGCCAATGCTTCAGCGCTGCTCAAGCAGCACTTGCCGCAAATCAACTGGGTTGGGTTTTATCTCAATCATAAAAATGAATTGCTCTTGAGCTCATTCCAGGGGCTTCCGGCTTGCACACGCATCGCTTTTGGTAAAGGAGTCTGCGGGACTGCGGCCCAGTCCAAATCCACTCAGCTGGTGGATGACGTCGACCAGTTTCCAGGGCATATTGTTTGTGATAGCGCTTCGCGCTCTGAAATCGTGGTCCCGATGCTACTCGGCGACCGTCTTTTGGGAGTGCTGGATGTCGATGCCCCGGTGTTAGCACGTTTCACTGAAGAAGACCGGAAAGGTCTTGAACAGTTCGTGCAGATTTTGATCGAATCCACGGATTGGCCCGCTTCGTTTTAAGAAAGGATCTCGTAATGACTTCGTTTATTGACCTCGGCTTGCTGACTTCTCTGGTGAAGACTCTTAAATCTAAGCGCCACTTCAACCCCACTGAAATTCAGGCCAACGTAATTCCGCTATTAATGGGCGGCCAGTCTGTTGTCGGCGTTTCTGAAACCGGCAGTGGTAAGACACTCGCATATGCCCTTCCGATTTTGCATGCCTTAAAAACCCTCGAGACCGAAGGCAATCCTGTAACAGAGCCGAACTCTCCGCGTGCGATCGTACTTGTGCCTTCTCGCGAACTGGCGGATCAGGTTTCAAAAGTATTTAAATCACTGACTCATGATACTCGTCTTCGTGTCCGCCCTGCACTCGGCGGTATGGCAATGGCGGATACTCGCAAAAACATTGCAGGCCCATTTGAAATCTTGCTGGCGACTCCTGGTCGTCTTGTTCAGTTGATCGAAGGCGAAATGATCAACCTCTCTGACGTTC
The sequence above is drawn from the Bdellovibrionales bacterium genome and encodes:
- a CDS encoding MCE family protein, with amino-acid sequence MANTFKSNLDRFRSSWYIWLFPLFAVGISVWLFMGYFDQRGPQIKIHFDDASSIKADKTTIRYRGVNIGTVDKIVISDDNKEAIAHVTLLRDATEFAVEGSRFWVVTPKVNIQGVSGLETIFEGPYIAVDPGPRNAKRKLDFSGRATSGIEESLEDTSTYYLEAPFVESINTGDPVSFRGLNVGSVTHVNLSKTSQAVVVQINIENRYTKLIRSNTVFWRKVGVDAKLGLFKSEVKISSLESLLRGGIDFFTPDPAGPMAKARSRFALNPAPPKDWEKWNPKLEFPSRVD
- a CDS encoding alpha/beta hydrolase produces the protein MTDLKTETPIVLVPGFLCDERLWSYQLRFLSPSAPCTVVDLRYKKTLEEMVQALRAIPFPQFHLIGFSMGGYVSQAFAAQYPERLHQLVLIGTTGASLSEKEIKSRLRMKSLLEKVEYAGLSDAELKIYLHPNSYEKSEIRETVRAMAASNTSEMYLGQMSATLNRQDFKAQLNRFPHQITLIGGAQDKMAPPEKMEALHQALPQSHLHLIEECGHFVPLEKPQELNDILFEVL
- a CDS encoding GAF domain-containing protein → MQSQTPAIPYQNKVSFYKELHGEIRGMAEKEWFVNLANASALLKQHLPQINWVGFYLNHKNELLLSSFQGLPACTRIAFGKGVCGTAAQSKSTQLVDDVDQFPGHIVCDSASRSEIVVPMLLGDRLLGVLDVDAPVLARFTEEDRKGLEQFVQILIESTDWPASF